The Elaeis guineensis isolate ETL-2024a chromosome 13, EG11, whole genome shotgun sequence genome includes a region encoding these proteins:
- the LOC105056835 gene encoding uncharacterized protein has protein sequence MASLLSPTILLLFLLFLHLNFSLSFSSPASQLQKSELLSRRKFISMEDEEKPASKPLLPKKKPILETKNQTKLIKPKKNNSTTTIPSAATPKSKLNKTLTSTPRTSNYTKLVKPTKLTKSKSNSTNSAKSELKSLKLSSNSTKSSKKILDPPLPRNKTTTPKPATAGEKNAKPKPKSATAKPEPWLAGDEGDDLIAEVRGLPARLQESLLPDLERLSTTSKAYLSRANRGIAEGVKPFVGKSFAPKIASIASVLFLVLPLLLVTALFRRLRSYLSLHRLLVFIQAYLAIYFATLAITALVTGLEPLRFFYATSPSSYAWTQAVQTFGYLVYLVVQLIDLVVVFSAGEAVGAGARVLGLAQMLVGLAVGMHYYAAVFHRAVTGDPPRANWRVHAVYASCFLVISACARAERRKKTYLNDGGEDGKKS, from the coding sequence ATggcttctctcctctctcccactatccttcttctctttctcctcttcctccacCTCAATTTCTCCCTTTCCTTCTCCTCCCCTGCTTCCCAACTCCAAAAATCCGAGCTTCTGAGCAGAAGAAAGTTCATCTCCATGGAGGATGAGGAGAAACCGGCCTCAAAACCCCTCCTTCCCAAGAAAAAACCCATCTTGGAGACCAAAAACCAAACCAAACTCATTAAACCCAAGAAAAACAACTCCACCACCACCATTCCCTCCGCCGCCACCCCGAAATCCAAGCTCAACAAAACACTCACCTCCACCCCCAGAACCTCCAATTACACCAAGCTCGTCAAACCCACCAAGTTGACAAAATCCAAGTCCAACTCCACCAATTCCGCCAAATCCGAGCTCAAATCCCTCAAATTATCCTCCAATTCCACCAAATCTTCCAAGAAAATCCTAGATCCGCCCCTTCCCAGGAACAAGACCACCACCCCCAAACCTGCCACCGCCGGCGAGAAGAATGCGAAACCGAAGCCGAAGTCCGCCACCGCCAAACCGGAACCCTGGCTCGCCGGCGACGAGGGCGACGACCTCATCGCCGAGGTCCGCGGCCTACCAGCCCGCCTTCAAGAATCCCTCCTCCCCGACCTCGAGCGTCTCTCCACCACCTCCAAAGCCTACCTCTCCCGCGCCAACCGCGGGATCGCCGAGGGCGTCAAGCCCTTTGTGGGAAAAAGTTTCGCTCCCAAAATAGCCTCCATCGCCTCCGTTCTATTTCTCGTTCTGCCCCTGCTTCTCGTCACCGCGCTCTTCCGCCGCCTCCGCTCCTACCTCTCCCTCCACCGGCTCCTCGTCTTCATCCAGGCCTACCTCGCCATCTACTTCGCGACGCTCGCGATCACCGCCCTGGTGACGGGCCTCGAGCCGCTGAGGTTTTTCTACGCGACGTCACCGTCATCGTACGCGTGGACGCAGGCGGTGCAGACGTTCGGGTATTTGGTATACTTGGTCGTGCAGCTGATCGATTTGGTGGTCGTATTCTCCGCCGGCGAGGCGGTGGGGGCGGGGGCGAGGGTGTTGGGGCTGGCGCAAATGCTGGTGGGGTTGGCGGTGGGGATGCACTACTATGCGGCGGTGTTCCACCGGGCGGTGACGGGAGATCCCCCACGGGCCAACTGGCGTGTCCACGCGGTCTACGCTTCGTGCTTCCTCGTGATCTCCGCGTGCGCGCGGGCGGAGCGCCGGAAGAAGACCTACCTCAACGACGGAGGAGAAGACGGAAAgaaaagctaa